One genomic region from Paramicrobacterium agarici encodes:
- a CDS encoding anhydro-N-acetylmuramic acid kinase, with protein sequence MKVAVAHSGTSADAIDIARVDIVVDQSGVIDLTPEVLTSVPWPEPLRRRILDAALGAPVGIGEIARLDIDIAEAFADAVAEAACGGAELVVAPGQTVYHWVEGGRARGTLQLGRSAVIAERTGAAVISDLRAADIAAGGNGAPLMPVFDAAWLGGEARRDSAPIATLNLGGIANVSRVETDGTATGWDTGPANGLLDAVVARATAGVDAYDAAGSRAASGSVDHALLNTLLRHPYFGQLPPKSTGRETFDLAVIDDALAAIGHEVSLESLLATLVQLTARSVAESLARSGAVRTLIASGGGVYNRALMTALRDALADDGCTLVSSAERGVDPAHKESLLFALVGYFGAHGLPVTLNRNVGARVAGTITPAGWAPRVAVGRVAGLRIRERKTA encoded by the coding sequence GTGAAGGTCGCCGTTGCGCATTCGGGCACCTCGGCCGATGCCATCGACATCGCACGTGTCGATATCGTCGTGGACCAGTCGGGTGTCATCGACCTGACGCCCGAGGTGCTCACCAGCGTGCCGTGGCCCGAGCCGCTGCGTCGTCGCATTCTCGATGCTGCACTCGGGGCGCCGGTGGGCATTGGCGAGATCGCGCGCCTCGACATCGACATCGCTGAGGCGTTCGCGGATGCTGTCGCAGAGGCCGCATGCGGCGGCGCCGAGCTTGTCGTCGCACCCGGTCAGACCGTCTACCACTGGGTCGAGGGCGGCCGTGCGCGGGGGACGCTGCAACTTGGGCGCAGCGCCGTGATCGCCGAGCGCACGGGAGCCGCGGTGATCTCGGATCTGCGTGCCGCCGACATCGCAGCGGGCGGCAACGGCGCGCCGCTCATGCCCGTCTTCGACGCCGCATGGCTCGGTGGCGAGGCACGTCGCGACAGCGCGCCGATCGCCACGCTCAACCTCGGCGGGATCGCGAACGTCAGCCGCGTCGAGACGGACGGCACGGCAACGGGCTGGGACACCGGCCCCGCGAACGGATTGCTCGACGCGGTCGTCGCGCGAGCGACGGCGGGGGTCGACGCATACGATGCGGCCGGTTCGCGCGCAGCATCCGGATCTGTCGATCATGCGCTTCTGAATACCTTGTTGAGGCACCCGTACTTCGGGCAGCTGCCGCCGAAGAGCACGGGAAGGGAGACGTTCGACCTCGCCGTCATCGACGATGCTCTGGCGGCGATCGGACACGAGGTCTCGCTCGAGAGTCTGCTCGCGACGCTCGTGCAGCTCACGGCGCGCTCGGTCGCGGAATCGCTTGCGCGGTCGGGGGCCGTGCGCACACTCATTGCCTCGGGCGGCGGCGTGTACAACCGAGCGCTCATGACAGCGCTCCGCGATGCGCTCGCCGACGACGGCTGCACGCTCGTCTCGAGCGCCGAACGGGGAGTCGATCCCGCGCACAAGGAGTCTCTGCTCTTCGCGCTTGTGGGATACTTCGGGGCACACGGGTTGCCCGTCACGCTAAACCGGAACGTCGGAGCTCGAGTAGCGGGAACGATCACGCCGGCGGGGTGGGCACCGCGCGTCGCGGTGGGCAGAGTCGCCGGGCTGCGAATTCGAGAGAGGAAGACCGCATGA
- a CDS encoding carbohydrate ABC transporter permease, with protein sequence MRRKSLGRTITKGVLVTLLLIFTLFPAYWMVSSAFDARASSGGQSLLPAEFSLVNFEFVFTEGNFGRFLANSAIVALFTVLISAALALLASVAVARFRFRFRTGVLMMILAVQMVPLEALVIPLFVQVRDLQLLGTLTGLIVVYLAFSLPFGIWMLRGFVAAVPVELEEAAYLDGASWGRMFRSVLLPLVAPGLVATSIFSFITAWNEFIFAMTLLGGEDQSYTVAIGLKQFFGLHSNDWGAVMAASTVITIPVMIFFILVQGKLSSGLVAGAVKG encoded by the coding sequence GTGAGGCGCAAAAGTCTCGGACGCACCATCACAAAGGGCGTCCTCGTCACGCTGCTGCTCATCTTCACCCTCTTTCCGGCCTACTGGATGGTCTCAAGTGCGTTCGACGCGAGGGCCTCGAGCGGCGGGCAGTCTCTGCTGCCTGCCGAGTTCTCGCTCGTCAACTTCGAGTTCGTGTTCACCGAGGGGAACTTCGGCCGCTTTCTCGCGAACTCCGCCATCGTCGCCCTCTTCACGGTGTTGATCTCCGCGGCGCTCGCGCTGTTGGCCTCGGTCGCCGTCGCGCGATTCCGGTTCCGGTTTCGCACGGGGGTGCTCATGATGATCCTCGCGGTGCAGATGGTCCCGCTCGAGGCACTCGTGATTCCGCTGTTCGTGCAGGTACGCGATCTGCAGCTGCTCGGCACACTCACGGGACTGATCGTCGTCTACCTGGCGTTCTCGCTCCCGTTCGGCATCTGGATGCTGCGCGGCTTCGTCGCCGCGGTGCCCGTCGAACTCGAAGAGGCCGCGTATCTTGACGGCGCCAGCTGGGGTCGCATGTTCCGCTCCGTGCTGCTGCCGCTCGTGGCCCCAGGGCTCGTCGCGACAAGCATCTTCTCGTTCATCACCGCCTGGAACGAGTTCATCTTCGCCATGACACTGCTCGGCGGCGAAGACCAGAGCTATACCGTGGCCATCGGACTCAAGCAGTTCTTCGGGCTGCACTCCAACGACTGGGGCGCCGTCATGGCAGCATCCACGGTGATCACGATTCCCGTCATGATCTTCTTCATTCTGGTGCAGGGCAAGCTCTCGAGCGGTCTCGTCGCCGGCGCGGTGAAGGGATGA
- a CDS encoding carbohydrate ABC transporter permease yields MAVTTPHTAAGGRHRPPAAPPRRRAPLAARTRPWLLLAPALIVLAGLLLWPLIRVFLFSLQDYGLREIVSGEPNWIGFANYAEIFGDSQLWTVVLPNTVGFAVVAVVGTVVFGTLVALLLQSLGRVWRLIVGSAIMVAWAMPAVTGTYVWIWIFDADHGLVNAILQGVGFMNEPFNWFTNPVTFYAIAVINIIHHGFPFVAVTVLAGLLGVPKAMLEAAEMDGAGPVRRFFQIIFPSLRQVFAVVFILSTIWDFKVFAQIYLMPGGSGSNREVLNLGVWSYVESFGQNRYGFGSAIAVLLTLLLLVVTAIYVRFLLKEDEL; encoded by the coding sequence GTGGCGGTAACAACACCACACACGGCTGCGGGCGGGCGACACCGTCCGCCCGCAGCACCGCCGCGGCGTCGCGCACCGCTCGCCGCGCGCACACGCCCCTGGCTCTTGCTGGCCCCGGCGCTCATCGTGCTGGCGGGCCTTCTGCTCTGGCCGCTCATTCGCGTCTTTCTGTTCTCGCTGCAGGACTATGGTCTGCGTGAGATCGTCAGCGGCGAGCCCAATTGGATCGGCTTCGCGAACTACGCAGAGATCTTCGGTGACAGCCAGCTGTGGACCGTCGTTCTTCCTAACACGGTCGGGTTCGCCGTCGTCGCTGTCGTGGGAACGGTTGTGTTCGGCACTCTCGTCGCCCTGCTTCTGCAATCACTCGGTCGCGTGTGGCGTCTCATTGTCGGCAGCGCGATCATGGTCGCGTGGGCAATGCCCGCGGTCACGGGCACCTACGTCTGGATCTGGATCTTCGACGCCGACCATGGCCTCGTCAACGCCATCCTGCAGGGCGTGGGCTTCATGAATGAGCCGTTCAACTGGTTTACCAACCCGGTGACGTTCTACGCCATCGCCGTCATCAACATCATTCATCACGGCTTCCCCTTCGTCGCGGTCACCGTGCTTGCGGGCCTTCTGGGAGTGCCGAAGGCGATGCTCGAGGCCGCCGAGATGGACGGCGCCGGCCCGGTCCGCCGCTTTTTCCAGATCATCTTCCCGAGCCTCAGGCAGGTCTTCGCCGTCGTCTTCATTCTGTCGACGATCTGGGACTTCAAAGTGTTCGCGCAGATCTACCTCATGCCGGGCGGCTCCGGCTCCAATCGCGAAGTGCTCAACCTCGGCGTGTGGTCGTACGTCGAATCGTTCGGGCAGAACCGCTACGGCTTCGGGTCGGCGATCGCGGTGCTTCTCACGCTGCTGCTTCTCGTGGTGACGGCCATCTACGTGCGATTCCTGCTGAAGGAGGACGAACTGTGA
- a CDS encoding sugar ABC transporter substrate-binding protein — MKKRLMPLAVLAAAGLALTGCSGGGAGSDGDTLTVWIMQGTNPDSDAFFDEVGEAFKEKTGADLEVEYVQWADAHDRFVTSIAGGTTPDVAETGTTWTAEFADAGALLPIGDKVEEAGLGDDLVDGLVESGTYDGELYGMPWYAGVRSLIYRSDVFDELGLEAPTTWDEIVAAGNAIKEAKPDMVPFAVPGDAEFGVYPWVWGAGGEISVEKDGKWESQLASPESQEGIAFYTGLATEHDFSSAGATTWNETDVLDNFTQGNVAMALQGSWTPATIIQDNPDLEGKFAAAPIPGQDGGIAPSVLGGSHLSIFNTTKNEDLAFQFVEMMTTGEFAEKWGEQTGYFPGQTSLLEKSMESDDPLVKPFATQMVDGGGSVPVTPTFGAVQAKKTVNAMIQAILSGQKTVEQATEDAAAEMDSIMNEEG; from the coding sequence ATGAAGAAGCGACTCATGCCGCTGGCGGTCCTCGCGGCTGCCGGCTTAGCGCTCACGGGATGCTCCGGGGGAGGAGCCGGCTCGGACGGCGACACCCTCACCGTGTGGATCATGCAGGGCACGAACCCTGACTCCGACGCGTTCTTCGACGAGGTCGGGGAAGCGTTCAAAGAAAAGACCGGCGCCGACCTCGAGGTCGAGTATGTGCAGTGGGCTGACGCTCACGACCGGTTTGTGACGTCGATTGCCGGCGGCACGACGCCCGACGTCGCCGAAACGGGTACGACGTGGACAGCGGAGTTCGCCGACGCTGGAGCGCTCCTGCCGATCGGAGACAAAGTCGAGGAAGCCGGACTCGGAGACGACCTGGTCGACGGGCTCGTCGAATCGGGCACCTACGACGGTGAACTCTACGGAATGCCCTGGTACGCGGGCGTTCGCTCGCTGATCTATCGCAGCGACGTGTTCGACGAGCTCGGGCTCGAAGCACCCACGACATGGGACGAGATCGTCGCGGCGGGCAACGCCATCAAGGAGGCAAAGCCCGACATGGTTCCGTTCGCGGTTCCCGGCGACGCCGAGTTCGGCGTCTACCCCTGGGTCTGGGGCGCGGGCGGCGAGATCTCGGTTGAGAAGGACGGAAAGTGGGAGTCGCAGCTGGCCAGCCCTGAATCGCAGGAGGGCATCGCCTTCTACACGGGACTCGCGACCGAGCACGACTTCTCGTCTGCAGGCGCGACGACCTGGAACGAGACCGACGTTCTCGACAACTTCACGCAGGGCAACGTCGCCATGGCGCTGCAGGGGTCGTGGACTCCCGCGACGATCATTCAGGACAACCCCGATCTTGAGGGCAAGTTCGCTGCGGCGCCGATTCCCGGGCAGGACGGCGGCATCGCTCCCTCCGTGCTGGGCGGCTCGCACTTGAGCATCTTCAACACGACGAAGAACGAAGACCTTGCGTTCCAGTTCGTCGAGATGATGACGACGGGGGAGTTCGCCGAGAAGTGGGGCGAGCAGACCGGGTACTTCCCCGGACAGACTTCGCTTCTCGAGAAGTCCATGGAGTCTGACGACCCGCTCGTCAAGCCGTTCGCGACGCAGATGGTCGACGGCGGAGGCTCCGTTCCCGTGACGCCGACGTTCGGTGCCGTTCAGGCGAAGAAGACGGTCAACGCCATGATCCAGGCCATTCTTTCGGGTCAGAAGACCGTTGAGCAGGCAACGGAGGATGCTGCTGCAGAGATGGACAGCATCATGAACGAAGAAGGGTAA
- a CDS encoding nucleoside deaminase, which produces MPLGVDPRHDEFMELALDEARSALQTADVPVGAVIVDASGQVIGRGRNAREARADPTAHAEVEAIRQVTAARGDWRLDDVVLVVTLEPCVMCAGAILAARIPTVVFGAWDEKAGAAGSIHDLLRDRRLTHTVEVVPGVRAAECAELLTRFFREA; this is translated from the coding sequence ATGCCGCTCGGCGTCGACCCGCGACACGACGAGTTCATGGAGCTCGCTCTCGACGAAGCGAGGAGCGCCCTGCAGACGGCAGACGTTCCGGTCGGCGCTGTAATCGTGGACGCTTCTGGGCAGGTGATCGGTCGCGGCCGCAACGCGCGAGAAGCTCGCGCCGATCCCACGGCGCATGCAGAGGTTGAGGCGATCAGGCAGGTGACGGCTGCGCGGGGCGACTGGCGGCTCGATGACGTCGTGCTCGTAGTGACCCTCGAGCCGTGCGTCATGTGTGCGGGGGCGATTCTTGCAGCGCGCATTCCCACGGTGGTCTTCGGCGCGTGGGATGAGAAAGCGGGTGCTGCTGGCAGCATACATGACCTGCTTCGCGACAGACGGCTCACGCACACGGTCGAAGTCGTTCCCGGCGTGCGTGCCGCTGAATGCGCTGAGCTTCTGACGCGCTTCTTCCGCGAGGCGTGA